From Actinoplanes oblitus, a single genomic window includes:
- a CDS encoding zinc-binding dehydrogenase yields MTTMRAVVCVRAGGPEVLAVRELPVPAVREGWSLVRVWGAGLNRSELRTRQGHSPGVRFPRVLGIECVGEVAASTDPALPEGTTVAAVMGEMGRRFDGGYAEYALLPNPLLMPVTTTLPREVLAALPETYLTARGAVDALGVRAGDRLLIRGGTSSVGLAAASIARGLGAEVAATTRRAAKAAALTAAGVGHVLLDVGRDMPWTAGPSHVLDLVGADTVADSLRLVERGGTVCVAGSLSGWLLRDFEPIAMIPSGTRLTAFHSDDAKGSTATLQRVIDEVEAGAYRPNLDRVVALDELAAAHAYMEADRAAGKLVMLP; encoded by the coding sequence ATGACGACGATGCGAGCGGTGGTGTGTGTCCGGGCCGGTGGGCCCGAGGTGCTGGCGGTCCGGGAGCTGCCGGTCCCGGCGGTGCGCGAGGGCTGGAGCCTGGTGCGGGTGTGGGGCGCCGGCCTCAACCGGTCGGAGCTGCGGACGCGGCAGGGGCACTCGCCGGGCGTACGGTTCCCGCGGGTGCTGGGGATCGAGTGCGTGGGCGAGGTGGCGGCGTCGACCGATCCGGCGCTGCCCGAGGGCACCACGGTCGCCGCCGTGATGGGTGAGATGGGCCGGCGGTTCGACGGTGGGTACGCCGAGTACGCCCTGCTGCCGAACCCGCTGCTCATGCCGGTGACCACCACGCTGCCCCGGGAGGTGCTCGCCGCGCTGCCGGAGACCTATCTGACCGCGCGGGGTGCCGTCGACGCCCTCGGTGTCCGGGCCGGTGACCGGCTGCTGATCCGCGGCGGCACGTCGTCGGTGGGGCTGGCCGCCGCCTCGATCGCCCGCGGTCTCGGTGCCGAGGTGGCGGCCACCACTCGCCGGGCCGCCAAGGCGGCGGCGCTGACCGCGGCCGGCGTCGGTCACGTGCTGCTCGACGTGGGCCGGGACATGCCGTGGACGGCGGGCCCGAGCCACGTGCTGGACCTGGTCGGGGCGGACACGGTGGCCGACTCGCTGCGGCTGGTCGAGCGTGGCGGGACCGTCTGCGTGGCGGGTTCGCTCAGCGGCTGGCTGCTCCGCGACTTCGAACCGATCGCGATGATCCCGTCCGGTACCCGGCTGACCGCCTTCCACAGCGACGACGCGAAGGGCAGCACGGCCACCCTGCAGCGGGTCATCGACGAGGTCGAGGCCGGCGCCTACCGGCCCAACCTCGACCGGGTCGTCGCCCTGGACGAGCTCGCCGCGGCGCACGCATACATGGAGGCCGATCGAGCCGCCGGCAAACTGGTGATGCTGCCATGA
- a CDS encoding AraC family transcriptional regulator codes for MPVARQSRIWPSGGVHLWSSGDTGEAHSHRRGHFLYAASGVLSVHTARGTLIVPANRAAWLPAGAVHHHRAHGDTDLRIVFLPPSLARLAPAHPAVLLASGLAREVLLTLTGTRQLDGGARARLHRVLVDELREAPEQPTRLPEPRDDRLRAVARILDDDPADTSSLAALGQRVGAGARTLSRLFHDELGMTFYEWRTQLRIAHALVLLAEGHDTTRVARACGWSNPSHFIAAFTAVVGTTPGRHRATTG; via the coding sequence ATGCCCGTAGCCCGCCAATCCCGGATCTGGCCGTCCGGCGGCGTGCACCTCTGGTCCTCCGGCGACACCGGCGAGGCGCATTCCCACCGGAGAGGACATTTCCTGTACGCGGCGAGCGGCGTCCTGTCCGTCCACACCGCACGCGGCACCCTGATCGTCCCGGCGAACCGGGCAGCGTGGCTCCCGGCCGGCGCCGTCCACCACCATCGCGCGCACGGCGACACCGACCTGCGGATCGTCTTCCTGCCGCCGTCGCTGGCCCGGCTCGCCCCCGCCCACCCGGCGGTGCTGCTCGCCTCCGGCCTGGCCCGCGAGGTGCTGCTCACCCTCACCGGCACCCGGCAGCTCGACGGCGGTGCCCGCGCCCGCCTGCACCGGGTCCTGGTCGACGAGCTCCGCGAGGCGCCGGAACAGCCCACCCGGCTTCCCGAACCCCGCGACGACCGGCTCCGGGCGGTGGCCCGCATCCTCGACGACGATCCGGCGGACACCAGCTCGCTCGCGGCGCTCGGGCAGCGGGTGGGCGCGGGTGCGCGTACCCTCAGCCGGCTTTTTCACGACGAACTCGGCATGACGTTCTACGAGTGGCGCACCCAGTTGCGGATCGCCCACGCGCTCGTGCTGCTGGCCGAGGGGCACGACACGACCCGGGTGGCCCGGGCCTGCGGCTGGTCCAACCCGAGCCACTTCATCGCCGCCTTCACCGCCGTCGTCGGCACCACCCCGGGCCGCCACCGCGCCACGACCGGCTAA
- a CDS encoding putative quinol monooxygenase, producing the protein MSHPLRAIVLIETRPGRGAEQAAAFTALAPVVRAEPGCLRYDMHAVEGDPDRFVLIEEWASAEALRAHDAAPHMREADLANRAFRAGPATMVRLAPEPIA; encoded by the coding sequence ATGTCGCATCCACTGCGAGCCATCGTGCTCATCGAGACCCGACCCGGACGAGGCGCCGAGCAGGCGGCCGCGTTCACCGCGCTGGCACCCGTGGTCCGCGCCGAACCCGGCTGCCTGCGCTATGACATGCACGCCGTCGAGGGCGACCCGGACCGCTTCGTGCTGATCGAGGAATGGGCGTCGGCCGAGGCGCTGCGAGCACACGACGCCGCACCGCACATGCGGGAGGCCGACCTCGCCAACCGTGCCTTCCGGGCCGGGCCCGCCACCATGGT